The following nucleotide sequence is from Cyclopterus lumpus isolate fCycLum1 chromosome 20, fCycLum1.pri, whole genome shotgun sequence.
TCTTTTTAACGTGTCACGATGACGGTGATCAGGAGCGAGAGGAGCTGAAGCagagggaaaggaagaggaggagcaggaggtcgGAGGTCATCTCCACCCTCACAGAGCTTGGTTACTCCAGGAGAGACGCCGCCAGAGCTCTGCACCACGCTGACGGAGACGTGGACAAGGCTTATGCAGTTAGTACCTGTCTGACTGAATCAATACTGTTACTACCTGTATATGCTTGTACTACAGTAGTAATACGTTCTGAATGCAGGACTAGTAGTACAAGTAGTGTAAGTTATGTTCCCTCCGTATGCTGATGAAACCCTGGTGTTTGGTAGAAGGTTCTGGAACAagtttgtgttgtgttcagaTCCTGCTGGACTCTAGCGGATCTGAAGAGGCCACCAGTAACAACACAGAGGGGTCGATGGAGCAGgtagagcttcttcttcttgagtTTGACTGGTCTCTGGAGGGCTCAGGCCTTgacctcctctgtgtctctgcagctcTTGTATCTGGGTTTCCAGAGGGACGTCTCCGAGGCGGCTCTCAGGCTGACGGGTGGAGACGTCCAGTCGGCGactcagctgctgctggacaacCAGGGCGTCCTCTCCTCGGAGCTGCTGGCCGAGTCCCCGTCCTCCGAGGAGCCTAGCACCTCCTCCAACCAGTCCACAGGTAGGACACACCTGCTGAGCAGTGAACATCAGGTagaagagcaatgaacatcatgtataggagcaatgaacatcatgtataggagcaatgaacatcatgtataggagcaatgaacatcaggtagaagagcaatgaacatcctgtataggagcaatgaacatcaggTAGAAGAGCAATGAACGTCATGTATAGGAGCAGTGAACATCATGTagaagagcaatgaacatcatgtataggagcaatgaacatcatgtataggagcaatgaacatcatgtataggagcaatgaacatcatgtagaagagcaatgaacatcatgtataggagcaatgaacatcatgtataggagcaatgaacatcatgtagaagagcaatgaacatcatgtagaagagcaatgaacatgtataggagcaatgaacatcctgtataagagcaatgaacatcatgtagaagagcaatgaacatcatgtataggagcaatgaacatcatgtataggagcaatgaacatcatgtagaaGAGCagtgaacatcatgtataggagcaatgaacatcatgtataggagcaatgcacatcatgtataggagcaatgaacatcatgtataggagcaatgaacatcatgtagaagagcaatgaacatcatgtagaagagcaatgaacatcatgtataggagcaatgaacatcatgtagaagagcaatgaacatcatgtataggagcaatgaacatcatgtataggagcaatgaacatcaggtagaagagcaatgaacatcctgtataggagcaatgaacatcatgtataggagcaatgaacatcaggtagaagagcaatgaacatcctgtataggagcaatgaacatcatgtataggagcaatgaacgtcctgtataggagcaatgaacatcatgtataggagcaatgaacatcaagtataggagcaatgaacatcatgtataggagcaatgaacatcatgtagaaGAGCAATGGACAtcctgtataggagcaatgaacatcctgtataggagcaatgaacatcatgtataggagcaatgaacatcaggtagaagagcaatgaacatcctgtataggagcaatgaacatcatgtataggagcaatgaacatcaggttgaagagcaatgaacatcatgtataggagcaatgaacatcctgtataggagcaatgaacatcatgtataggagcaatgaacgtcctgtataggagcaatgaacatcatgtataggagcaatgaacatcatgtataggagcaatgaacatcatgtataggagcaatgaacatgtagaagagcaatgaacatcatgtataggagcaatgaacatcatgtataggagcaatgaacatcatgtataggagcaatgaacgtcctgtataggagcaatgaacatcatgtataggagcaatgaacatcaagtataggagcaatgaacatcatgtataggagcaatgaacatcatgtagaagagcaatgaacatcatgtagaagagcaatgaacatcctgtataggagcaatgaacatcatgtataggagcaatgaacatcaggtagaagagcaatgaacatcctgtataggagcaatgaacatcatgtataggagcaatgaacatcaggtagaagagcaatgaacatcaggtagaagagcaatgaacatcatgtataggagcaatgaacgtcctgtataggagcaatgaacgtcctgtataggagcaatgaacatcatgtataggagcaatgaacatcatgtataggagcaatgaacatcatgtataggagcaatgaacatcaggtagaagagcaatgaacatcatgtataggagcaatgaacatcatgtagaagagcaatgaacatcatttataggagcaatgaacatcctgtataggagcaatgaacatcatgtagaagagcaatgaacatcatgtataggagcaatgaacatcatgtataggagcaatgaacatcatgtataggagcaatgaacatcaggtagaagagcaatgaacatcctgtataggagcaatgaacatcatgtataggagcaatgaacatcaggtagaagagcaatgaacatcatgtataggagcaatgaacatcctgtataggagcaatgaacatcatgtataggagcaatgaacgtcctgtataggagcaatgaacatcatgtataggagcaatgaacatcatgtataggagcaatgaacatcatgtataggagcaatgaacatcatgtagaagagcaatgaacatcatgtataggagcaatgaacatcatgtataggagcaatgaacatcatgtataggagcaatgaacgtcctgtataggagcaatgaacatcatgtataggagcaatgaacatcaagtataggagcaatgaacatcatgtataggagcaatgaacatcatgtagaagagcaatgaacgtcctgtataggagcaatgaacatcatgtataggagcaatgaacatcaggtagaagagcaatgaacatcctgtataggagcaatgaacatcatgtataggagcaatgaacatcaggtagaagagcaatgaacatcatgtataggagcaatgaacgtcctgtataggagcaatgaacatcatgtataggagcaatgaacgtcctgtataggagcaatgaacatcatgtataggagcaatgaacatcatgtataggagcaatgaacatcatgtataggagcaatgaacatcatgtataggagcaatgaacatcaggtagaagagcaatgaacatcatgtataggagcaatgaacatcatgtagaagagcaatgaacatcatttataggagcaatgaacatcctgtataggagcaatgaacatcatgtagaagagcaatgaacatcatgtataggagcaatgaacatcatgtataggagcaatgaacatcctgtataggagcaatgaacatcatgtataggagcaatgaacatcctgtataggagcaatgaacatcaggtagaagagcaatgaacatcatgtataggagcaatgaacatcctgtataggagcaatgaacatcctgtataggagcaatgaacatcatgtataggagcaatgaacatcatgtataggagcaatgaacatcatgtataggagcaatgaacatcctgTATAGGAGCAGTGAACATCATGTAGAAGAGCAATGAACGtcctgtataggagcaatgaacatcatgtataggagcaatgaacatcctgtataggagcaatgaacatcatgtagaagagcaatgaacatcatgtataggagcaatgaacatcatgtataggagcaatgaacatcctgtataggagcaatgaacatcatgtataggagcaatgaacatcctgtataggagcaatgaacatcatgtagaagagcaatgaacatcctgtataggagcaatgaacatcatgtataggagcaatgaacatcctgtataggagcaatgaacatcatgtataggagcaatgaacatcctgtataggagcaatgaacatcctgtagaagagcaatgaacatcatgtataggagcaatgaacatcatgtagaagagcaatgaacatcatttataggagcaatgaacatcctgtataggagcaatgaacatcatgtagaagagcaatgaacatcatgtataggagcaatgaacatcatgtataggagcaatgaacatcatgtataggagcaatgaacatcatgtagaagagcaatgaacatcatgtataggagcaatgaacatcatgtagaaGAGCAATGAACGTCCTGCAATGTGTTGACAGAGGAGGACAGTGAGCTGGTGAACGAGGTGTTGGAGGACATCTCTCGTCATGAGGAGGATTATCTGGACCTgacgctggaggaggagagcgagctCATCGCCACCATGAAGACCTACCTGAgccgaggacacacacacactgtgtgacacacacacacacacacacactgtgtgacacagacacacacacacacacacactgtgtgacacacacacacaccgtgtgacacacacacacactgtgtgacacacagacacacacacgcacacacacacaccgtgtgacacacagacacacacacacactgtgtcacatacacacacacacacacactgtgtgtgacacacacaatgtgtgacacacacacacacacactgtgtgacacacacacacacacactgtgtgacacacacacacacaatgtgtgacacacacacacgcacacacacacacacacacacacacacaaagcaatacTTGTTTTCTGTTCCTCTGACTTCACAATAATGAGATTCTTCATCAAAcccagttttattttatttgtcagtaATAATTGGAGATAAAATGATCAATTTGAtgaaatgttgatttaattgaAACTGTTTTTATTGACGTTTATTGTTCTGTTTCCAGGACTCGTCTGTTTATTCTAATTTTCcttctgattgtttttttatgaaccAAAAACCCTTTTTAAAAGCTGCTCGAAgtaattttagtttttaattttcAGCGTTTTATGTTTGTGACGTTGCAGCAgtttgtttaacatttaaatatttacatttaaatacatttaatttaaaaacatttaatttgttcCATGTTTGAAGACAATAAAGAAATGAAGGTTGAATCTGTGATGTTTGTTCTCAACAAAGTATTATCGTTGTTATTAATACCACTCTAATAGTACTATGTGGTTAGTAGGTCCGCctttcaatccctgccctagtccgtgtgtccttgagcaagacactcaaCCCTGAACTGCTCCCCGTAGACAcggtgtgttaatgtaacaAAGTGTCTGAGTATCTTataaagcgctatataaattaaatggattattattactaataccactctgtgacagaatttatatatatatgtttaccccactagagagcgtgtagtaccttattgccccactagagagcgtgtagtaccttattgccccactagagagcgtgtagtaccttattgccccactagagagcgtgtagtaccttattgccccactagagagcgtgTAGTACtttattgccccactagagcgtgtagtaccttattgccccactagagagcgtgtagtaccttattgccccactagagagcgtgtagtaccttattgccccactagagagagtgtagtaccttattgccccactagagagcgtgtagtaccttattgccccactagagagagtgtagtaccttattgccccactagagagcgtgtagtaccttattgccccactagagagcttgtagtaccttattgccccactagagagcgtgtagtaccttattgccccactagagagcgtgtagtaccttattgccccactagagcgtgtagtaccttattgccccactagagagcgtgtagtaccttattgccccactagagcgtgtagtaccttattgccccactagagcgtgtagtaccttattgccccactagagagcttgtagtaccttattgccccactagagggcttgtagtaccttattgccccactagagggcttgtagtaccttattgccccactagagagcatgtagtaccttattgccccactagagagcttgtagtaccttattgccccactagagggcttgtagtaccttattgccccactagagggcttgtagtaccttattgccccactagagggcttgtagtaccttattgccccactagagagcgtgtagtaccttattgccccactagagagcttgtagtaccttattgccccactagagcgtgtagtaccttattgccccactagagagcgtgtagtaccttattgccccactagagcgtgtagtaccttattgccccactagagcgtgtagtaccttattgccccactagagggcttgtagtaccttattgccccactagagagcgtgtagtaccttattgccccactagagagcgtgtagtaccttattgccccactagagcgtgtagtaccttattgccccactagagagcttgtagtaccttattgccccactagagggcgtgtagtaccttattgccccactagagagcgtgtagtaccttattgccccactagagagcttatatatatatatatatatgttttgctaATAAGGTCTAATTGTTGCCGAGAGTTTCACAGGAAAACCAGATATTGATTATTTGAAGCTGAATACatctgatcacacacacacacacagagggtcTGGGCTTGTGGGCTTGTGGTCTTTATTGGTTAGAAGTAGTTGACGACCCGGCGGACCGACTGGACGTTGGGGTTCTGCGCCTGCCACTCGTTGTGGCTGCAGTAGTCTCCTCGCTCCACGATGTACATGCGGCCGCGGAAGTTAGGCTCCTCGTACATCACCCAGCTGGAGACAGAACAGGAAGCGGGTCAAACCACTGTGTGCAAGGTGCAGAGGTCACCAGTCTATGAGGAGTCTAGAGGTCACCAGTCTAGAGGTCACCAGTCTATGAGGAGTCTAGAGGTCACCAATCTAAGAGATCACCAGTCTATGAGGAGTCTAGAGGTCACCAGTCTAGAGGTCACCAGTCTATGAGGAGTCTAGAGGTCACCAGTCTAGAGGTCACCAGTCTATGAGGAGTCTAGAGGTCACCAGTCTATGAGGAGTCTAGAGGTCACCAATCTAAGAGATCACCAGTCTATGAGGAGTCTAGAGGTCACCAGTCTAGAGGTCACCAGTCTATGAGGAGTCTAGAGGTCACCAGTCTAGAGGTCACCAGTCTTAGAGGAGTCTAGAGGTCACCAGTCTAGAGGTCACCAGTCTATGAGGAGTCTAGAGGTCACCAGTCTAAGGTCACCAGTCTAAGAGGTCACCAGTGCAGAGGTCACCAGTCTAGAGGTCACCAGTGTAGAGGTCACCAGTCTATGAGGAGTCTAGAGGTCACCAGTCTAGAGGTCACCAGTCTTAGAGGAGTCTAGAGGTCACCAGTCTAGAGGCCACCAGTCTAAGAGGTCACCAGTGCAGAGGTCACCAGTCTAGAGGTCACCAGTGCAGAGGTCACCAGTCTAGAGGTCACCAGTCTAAGAGGTCACCAGTCTAACGGTCACCAGTCTAGAGGTCACCAGTCTAGAGCTCACTAGTCTATGAGGAGTCTAGAGGTCACCAGTCTAAGGTCACCAGTCTAAGAGGTCACCAGTGCAGAGGTCACCAGTCTAGAGGTCACCAGTGTAGAGGTCACCGTGACCTTGGAGGGCCTTCTACTCACGCTCCATCTCCGTAGACCTTCACAGAGTTGATGCAGCTCTTGGAGAAGCCGCGGCTCTGCAGGAAGGGACAGTCGTCACAGATCTCCACACACTGACCGGAGAAGTTCCCGGCCTCGAACAGCTCCATGCGGTAGTGCTCCCCGTGCTGGGGGGGCAGAGGGTAGGGGGGTCAATGGTGAACATCAAGAACTGTGGCCGGTTTGTTTCCTGGTTCCAGATGTCTGAGGAGCGAAATGCAAAGGCTTCGTCCTCTGGGAAGCGTGAATGTGCCGATTatcattaatatattaattatatatgattcatatattaatcaataattattatatagATCCCAGATTCTATTTGAACGTGCATGAATCAAGAGGGAAGAAGAGTCATTTtaaatagacttctatacaaccagaggagtcgccccctggtggtcaggagaaagaatgcagctttaacacatgaagcatagacttctatacaaccagaggagtcgccccctggtggtcagtagagagaatgcagctttaacacatgaagcatagacttctatacaaccagaggagtcgccccctggtggtcaggagagagaatgcagctttaacacatgaagcatagacttctatacaaccagaggagtcgccccctggtggtcaggagagagaatgcagctttaacacatgaagcatagacttctatacaaccagaggagtcgccccctagagGTCACAAACGTTAGGATTCATCCTCATGGGACCATGAACGGAGTGAAATATGTGCTGGAGGTGTGTACCATGCGGATGGGTTTGCATGACCCCATGTGGTCGTTGTGGGAGTTCCACCTCTGGAACTCTGGGTACTCTCCGTGCTCCAGGATGTACTGCTGGCCCTTGAAGTCGGGGTGGTCGTAGCAGACCCAGGCTCCGCTCTCCACGCGGATGGagttcaccctgaaacacacacggGTCCATTTAGGGGCCTTCAGGTACAACAGACTAGTTGGTGGGTTCAGTCTAAGCCGAGAGGCCGAGGTTCTCCGGACTGAAGCTGTGTGTTCTCACCTGTTCATGAAGCCGCGGTCCTGGAAGTTATCGCAGTCTCCTCGgacctccagcttcctgccgGTGAAACATTTCCCCTCATAGAAGGTGATCTGGAGGGGACAACCAACTGTCAGAGCCCTGTGATGTCACGGCGTACCGGCACAACCACCAGCTCGGCGCTCTTTAAACTGAACTTCAGATGGGCTTTGAAGTTTCCAAAGAGCCAAATAAATGCGGCAGCCGGACTAAATCCATGATGGTGGTTTCAGAACATAATATGCGAGAAAGCAGAACTACATGTCAACCCCCGAAGGAGCCGGCAGGAGAGCTGGAGCTCCTCGTTCAGACTCACCTTTCCAGAGTATTGCGACATCTTAGCCCACTGGATGTTGTTGCTGACCTACGAGCACACGCACAGTGGAACAGAGAGGAAGCTGGACCCCCAATATATACGGAGCGAACAAAAGACCAGGCTTTAAAAGGTCCTGCTGCCTCGACGCTTTCCCTTCACCCTGATGTCTGTTgattctgctgtgtgtgtgtgtgtttgtgtgtgtgtggactcaaTAGAATGTGCTTGGCCTGCAGACAGAAGGGTTCATTCTGCTCATCTGTGCAGAGAAACTTCTGatttatagaaataaataaatgaaccagTGATGGTTCTATACACGGGAGACGCTACATGGTACACGGGGCACGGTACACGGGACACAATACACCCTACATGGTACACGATACACATTACATGGTACACGGGACAAGATACACGGTACAAGATACACGGGACACGATACACGGGACAAGATACACGGGACACGCTACACGGTACACGGGACACGGTACACGGGACACGGTACACGTGACACGGTACAAGCTACACGGTACACGGGACAAGATACACGGTACACAGGACAGGGTACAAGATACACGGGACACGATACAAGGTACACGGTACAAGATACACAGGACAGGGTACAAGATACACGGGACACGGTACAAAATACACGGGACACGATACAAGATACACGGGATACGGTACAAGATACACGGAACACGATACAAGGTACACGGGACACGGGACAAGATACACGGTACACAGGACACGATACACGCTACACGGTACACGGGACAAGATACACGGGACACGGTACAAAATACACGGGACACGGTACAAGATACACGGGACATGGTACAAGATACACGGGACACGATACAAGGTACACGGTACAAGATACACGGGACACGGTACAAAATACACGGGACACGATACAAGATACACGGGACACGGTACAAGATACACGGAACACGATACAAGGTACACGGGACAAGATACACGGTACACAGGACACGATACACGCTACACGGTACACGGGACAAGATACACGGTACACAGGACACGATACAAGATACACGGGACACGATACAAGGTACACGGGACACGGTACAAGATACACGGGACACGATACAAGGTACACGGGACACGGTACAAGATACACGGTACACAGGACACGGTACAAGATACACGGTACACGGGACACGATACAAGATACACGGGACACGATACAAGATACACGGTACACGGGACAAGATACACGGTACACAGGACACGATACACGGTACACGGGACAAGATACACGGTACACAGGACACGATACAAGATACACGGGACACGATACAAGGTACACGGGACACGGTACAAGATACACGGGACACGATACAAGGTACACGGGACACGGTACAAGATACACGGTACACAGGACACGGTACAAGATACACGGGACACGGTACAAGATACACGGTACACGATACAAGATACACGGGACACGGTACAAGATACACGGTACACGATACAAGATACACGACACACGGTACAAGGTACACGGGACACGGTACACGACACACGGGACAAGATACACGGTACAAGATACACGGGACACGGTACAAGACACACGGGACAAGGTACAAGGTACACTGGACACGGTACACGATACACGGGACACGGTACACGGGGACACGGTACACGATACACGGGACAAGATACACGGGACAAGATACACGGGACACGGTACAAGATACACGGGACACGATACAAGATACACGGGACACGATACACGGGACACGGTACACGATACACGGGA
It contains:
- the crygn2 gene encoding gamma-crystallin N-B is translated as MSQYSGKITFYEGKCFTGRKLEVRGDCDNFQDRGFMNRVNSIRVESGAWVCYDHPDFKGQQYILEHGEYPEFQRWNSHNDHMGSCKPIRMHGEHYRMELFEAGNFSGQCVEICDDCPFLQSRGFSKSCINSVKVYGDGAWVMYEEPNFRGRMYIVERGDYCSHNEWQAQNPNVQSVRRVVNYF